A portion of the Rhodothermales bacterium genome contains these proteins:
- a CDS encoding type 1 glutamine amidotransferase: MSARLRFLLLQVRNPGDPMIPQEVDCFAWALGCGTEQIHVFDLLTGVPTRSQIAAVDAVLLGGSGDYSVARGGPWLEAALDAMRDLHRLSKPTFASCWG, encoded by the coding sequence ATGTCAGCACGTCTTCGGTTTTTGCTGCTTCAAGTTCGAAACCCGGGGGATCCGATGATTCCTCAGGAGGTGGACTGTTTTGCATGGGCACTGGGGTGTGGCACGGAGCAGATTCATGTTTTTGACCTGTTGACGGGAGTCCCGACGCGTTCGCAGATTGCGGCGGTCGATGCCGTACTTCTCGGTGGTAGCGGCGACTACTCTGTTGCGCGAGGTGGACCCTGGCTTGAGGCCGCGCTTGATGCCATGCGCGATCTGCATCGACTATCGAAGCCGACGTTCGCCTCCTGCTGGGG